A single region of the Rhodoligotrophos defluvii genome encodes:
- a CDS encoding acetolactate synthase 3 large subunit — protein MTQEMTGAEIVIRTLIDQGVEHIFGYPGGAVLPIYDELFQQDKLRHILVRHEQGAAHAAEGYARSTGKVGCVLVTSGPGATNTVTGLTDALMDSIPLVVITGQVPTHLIGSDAFQECDTVGITRPCTKHNWLVRDVNDLARVLHEAFYVARSGRPGPVVVDIPKDVQFAKGRYTGPSNVAHKTYRPRVKGDLGKIREAVDVMAAAKRPVFYTGGGVVNSGPAASRLLREFARMTGFPLTSTLMGLGAFPASSPQWLGMLGMHGTYEANMAMHDCDVMICLGARFDDRITGRLDAFSPNSIKIHVDIDPSSINKNVPVQIPIVGDCAHVLEDMIRIWKSKAAISDRQALKDWWATIDGWRAKDCLKYRYNDELIMPQYAIERLYTLTRDRDTYITTEVGQHQMWAAQFYRFEEPNRWMTSGGLGTMGYGLPAAIGVQMAHPNALVIDIAGDASVLMNMQEMSTAIQYGLPIKIFILNNQYMGMVRQWQELLHGNRLSHSYTESLPDFVKLADAFGCHGIRATKPSELDDAIREMIEVERPVLFDCRVASLANCFPMIPSGKAHNEMLLGQDVADDLGEVEVSEEGRMMV, from the coding sequence ATGACCCAGGAAATGACCGGGGCTGAAATCGTCATAAGAACCCTGATCGACCAGGGTGTCGAACATATCTTCGGCTATCCCGGCGGCGCCGTGCTACCGATCTATGACGAGCTGTTTCAGCAGGACAAGCTTCGCCACATCCTGGTGCGGCACGAGCAAGGCGCGGCACACGCGGCGGAAGGCTATGCCCGCTCGACGGGCAAGGTGGGCTGCGTGCTGGTAACCTCGGGGCCCGGCGCCACCAACACCGTGACCGGCTTGACCGATGCCCTCATGGACTCGATCCCGCTGGTCGTGATCACCGGACAGGTGCCGACCCACCTGATCGGCAGCGATGCGTTCCAGGAATGCGACACGGTCGGCATCACGAGGCCTTGCACCAAGCACAACTGGCTGGTGCGCGACGTGAACGACCTTGCCCGGGTCCTGCACGAGGCCTTCTATGTGGCCCGTTCGGGCCGTCCGGGCCCCGTGGTGGTCGACATTCCGAAGGACGTGCAGTTCGCCAAAGGCCGCTACACCGGCCCGTCGAACGTGGCGCACAAGACCTACCGGCCGCGGGTCAAAGGAGATCTCGGCAAGATCCGCGAGGCCGTGGACGTCATGGCTGCCGCAAAGCGCCCGGTGTTCTACACCGGCGGCGGTGTGGTGAATTCCGGCCCCGCGGCCAGCCGGCTCTTGCGGGAATTCGCGCGGATGACCGGCTTTCCCTTGACGTCGACATTGATGGGGCTGGGCGCCTTCCCCGCCTCGAGCCCGCAATGGCTGGGCATGCTCGGCATGCATGGGACATACGAGGCGAACATGGCCATGCACGATTGCGACGTCATGATCTGCCTGGGCGCGCGTTTCGACGACCGCATCACCGGCAGGCTCGACGCGTTCTCGCCGAACAGCATCAAGATCCACGTGGATATCGATCCCTCCTCAATCAACAAGAACGTGCCGGTGCAGATCCCGATCGTCGGCGACTGCGCCCATGTGCTGGAGGACATGATCCGGATCTGGAAGTCCAAGGCGGCCATCTCCGACCGGCAGGCGCTCAAGGACTGGTGGGCGACGATCGATGGATGGCGCGCCAAGGACTGCCTGAAATATCGCTACAACGACGAATTGATCATGCCGCAATATGCGATCGAGCGGCTTTACACCCTGACCAGGGACCGCGACACCTACATCACCACCGAGGTGGGGCAGCACCAGATGTGGGCAGCGCAGTTCTACCGCTTCGAGGAGCCCAACCGCTGGATGACCAGCGGCGGGCTCGGCACCATGGGCTACGGCCTTCCCGCGGCGATCGGCGTGCAGATGGCCCATCCGAACGCGCTGGTGATCGATATCGCGGGCGATGCTTCGGTGCTGATGAACATGCAGGAGATGTCGACGGCCATCCAGTACGGACTGCCGATCAAGATCTTCATCCTGAACAACCAGTACATGGGCATGGTGCGGCAGTGGCAGGAGCTGCTGCACGGCAACCGGCTGTCACACAGCTATACGGAGTCCCTGCCGGATTTCGTGAAGCTGGCGGATGCCTTCGGCTGCCACGGGATCCGCGCCACCAAGCCGTCGGAACTCGACGATGCGATCCGCGAGATGATCGAGGTGGAACGGCCCGTGCTGTTCGACTGCCGGGTGGCGAGCCTTGCCAATTGCTTCCCGATGATCCCGTCGGGCAAGGCGCATAACGAGATGCTGCTCGGCCAGGACGTGGCCGATGATCTCGGAGAGGTCGAGGTGTCCGAGGAAGGGCGGATGATGGTGTGA
- the ehuC gene encoding ectoine/hydroxyectoine ABC transporter permease subunit EhuC gives MLDIGESVAVVLPQLLKGAAVTLKITALAAVLALVLSFLVAAARAAPWTPLRLLTVAYVEVFRGTSAIVQLFYLFFILPSFGVSLSPTTTAVVGLAMNFSAFGSEVVRSGLEAVARGQHEAAAALGMSKLQAYFLVVLPQAFVIMLPSFGNMLIDLIKASSLVSLITITELTFAGRQMVVTTGMPFTVWGLVLLIYFAMAYPLTWVVRMLEKRAARFRGSPA, from the coding sequence GTGCTCGACATCGGTGAAAGCGTTGCCGTGGTGCTGCCGCAGCTCCTGAAGGGGGCTGCGGTCACGCTCAAGATCACCGCCTTGGCGGCGGTGCTGGCGCTGGTGCTCTCGTTCCTGGTGGCCGCGGCGCGTGCGGCCCCATGGACGCCGCTGCGGCTGCTGACGGTTGCCTATGTGGAGGTGTTTCGCGGCACCTCGGCCATCGTGCAGCTGTTCTATCTGTTCTTCATTTTGCCGAGCTTCGGGGTGAGCCTTTCTCCCACCACCACGGCAGTGGTGGGCCTTGCCATGAACTTCTCGGCCTTCGGCTCCGAGGTGGTGCGCAGCGGCCTCGAAGCCGTGGCGCGAGGCCAGCACGAGGCGGCCGCCGCCCTGGGCATGAGCAAGCTGCAGGCCTATTTCCTGGTGGTGCTGCCGCAGGCCTTCGTGATCATGCTGCCCTCCTTCGGCAACATGCTCATCGACCTGATCAAGGCATCATCCCTGGTGTCGCTGATCACCATAACCGAGCTCACCTTCGCCGGGCGGCAGATGGTGGTCACCACCGGCATGCCCTTCACGGTGTGGGGCCTGGTGCTGCTCATCTACTTCGCCATGGCCTATCCGCTCACCTGGGTGGTGCGGATGCTGGAGAAGCGTGCCGCGCGGTTCCGCGGGAGCCCGGCATGA
- a CDS encoding methyltransferase domain-containing protein — MTEMDKQDVALQTFTDVDDAHALATYIAALESFDAIPQLQALKALARARINKGTSVLDVGCGFGLETERLVQAVGSAGRVCGIDKSEGFIAEARRRAERQGLSIAYEAGDATALPYGDGQFDVVRAERLLIYIDDPAAVLREMKRVARPGAEIAVIEPDLTLTSVNLPNRDLVRRVLAHECDVAVRHSWLPGRLTEMLAQAGFADISLETRVLVIPQDLAANYFTQAGETAQRDGKITADELAEWRAGLAGLHAQQNLFCTIGYFLFMARA, encoded by the coding sequence ATGACGGAAATGGATAAGCAGGACGTCGCGCTGCAGACATTCACCGATGTGGATGATGCTCATGCGCTTGCAACCTACATAGCGGCTCTGGAAAGCTTCGATGCCATTCCGCAGCTGCAGGCGCTGAAAGCGCTCGCCCGGGCGCGGATAAACAAGGGCACATCGGTGCTGGACGTGGGCTGCGGCTTCGGCCTGGAGACGGAGCGCCTGGTGCAGGCGGTCGGCTCCGCCGGACGGGTATGCGGCATCGACAAGAGCGAGGGCTTCATCGCCGAAGCAAGGCGCCGGGCCGAGCGCCAGGGGCTGTCCATTGCCTATGAGGCCGGGGATGCCACGGCCTTGCCGTATGGCGACGGTCAGTTCGATGTGGTGCGCGCCGAGCGGCTGCTGATCTATATCGATGATCCGGCAGCGGTCCTCAGGGAGATGAAGCGGGTGGCGCGGCCAGGCGCCGAGATCGCGGTGATCGAGCCCGACCTGACGCTCACGTCCGTCAACCTGCCGAACCGCGATCTGGTTCGGCGGGTGCTGGCCCACGAATGCGACGTGGCGGTGCGGCATAGCTGGCTGCCGGGTCGGCTCACCGAGATGCTCGCCCAGGCGGGCTTTGCGGATATTTCCCTCGAAACGCGCGTGCTGGTCATCCCGCAGGACCTGGCGGCGAACTACTTCACTCAGGCCGGCGAGACGGCGCAGCGGGACGGCAAGATCACGGCGGACGAGCTTGCGGAATGGCGCGCAGGACTGGCCGGCCTTCACGCGCAGCAAAACCTGTTCTGCACGATCGGCTATTTCCTGTTCATGGCGCGGGCGTGA
- a CDS encoding HigA family addiction module antitoxin, with protein MKVDKACPPPHPGAVLREKVLPDIGLTKSAMARRLQISRTLLYGLLGERYSVTPEMALKLARLCRNRPEFWLNLQRDYDLWHAARTMKLKAANRAAEMNADAAA; from the coding sequence ATGAAAGTTGACAAGGCTTGCCCGCCGCCCCATCCCGGCGCTGTTCTTAGGGAAAAGGTGCTTCCCGATATCGGGCTGACCAAGAGTGCCATGGCCCGTCGTCTGCAGATCTCCCGGACCCTGCTGTACGGGCTGCTCGGCGAGCGCTATTCGGTGACCCCGGAAATGGCTCTCAAGCTGGCCCGGCTTTGCAGGAACAGGCCGGAATTCTGGCTGAACCTGCAGCGGGACTATGATCTCTGGCATGCAGCCCGAACCATGAAGCTCAAGGCGGCCAACCGGGCAGCCGAAATGAACGCCGACGCCGCGGCATGA
- a CDS encoding DUF6766 family protein encodes MRSVWRDYSYGWITLALFLITLTGHWIFGWFSYVDEQSAHGQPVEVTQYTIQMLRDTLENWQSEFLQLLWQVGGLAFLFYVGSPQSKEGDDRMEAKIDAILRAVERDADRIIDNIDSGYAGRHTDHIYVQELQDGQPPKG; translated from the coding sequence ATGCGGTCTGTCTGGAGAGACTATAGCTACGGTTGGATCACGCTCGCACTATTTCTCATCACGCTGACCGGCCATTGGATCTTCGGCTGGTTTTCCTATGTGGACGAGCAGAGCGCTCATGGGCAGCCGGTCGAGGTGACGCAATATACCATTCAAATGCTGCGCGACACGCTGGAGAACTGGCAGTCGGAGTTCCTGCAGCTGCTCTGGCAGGTCGGTGGCCTGGCCTTTCTGTTCTATGTCGGCTCGCCGCAATCGAAGGAAGGCGACGATCGCATGGAGGCCAAGATCGACGCCATTCTGCGTGCCGTGGAGCGCGACGCCGACCGCATCATCGACAACATCGACAGCGGCTATGCCGGCCGGCATACGGACCACATCTATGTGCAGGAGCTGCAGGACGGCCAGCCACCAAAGGGCTAG
- a CDS encoding adenylate/guanylate cyclase domain-containing protein, translated as MDEPTQHEIQRWLVTASLSGRPEVELMRGFCDRCRSHGLPLSRGLIFIDTLHPIFEGRGVRWDEHGLSEAELIEYGRTNEGEAAANWRRTPFYWLLENGKPDVQLRLDGALPMPSTMLADLAAQGHVDYFACVHRLESETTIGEMDCVYSHWTTRRPEGFSDIHIKALRNLVPALALAIKSAALAKIADTLAHVYLGRDAGQRVLSGRILRGVADPINAILWFSDLRGYTAISDSADPAELIPLLNDYAEAAITAICNAGGDVLKLIGDGVLAIFNEADASDAARAALRAEREFRNRIADLASRRTSEGRPTTTAYVALHSGTMFFGNIGSHERLDFTVVGPAVNEASRILSMCRSVDRDLLVSTEFQALLDPVAQAQFVSVGRFALRGITRSQELFTLDPAIRLGGAPARHYERMLAQTG; from the coding sequence ATGGACGAGCCGACCCAGCACGAGATCCAGCGTTGGCTGGTGACCGCAAGCCTCTCCGGCAGACCGGAGGTGGAGCTCATGCGCGGCTTTTGCGACAGGTGCAGATCCCACGGGCTGCCTCTCTCCCGCGGTCTCATTTTCATCGACACTCTGCATCCCATCTTCGAGGGTCGGGGCGTGCGCTGGGACGAGCACGGCCTCAGCGAGGCGGAGCTCATCGAATACGGCCGCACCAATGAGGGCGAGGCTGCCGCCAACTGGCGGCGTACGCCGTTCTACTGGCTGCTGGAGAACGGCAAGCCGGACGTTCAGCTCAGGCTCGACGGCGCGCTGCCGATGCCCTCGACCATGCTGGCTGATCTCGCGGCGCAGGGCCACGTGGACTACTTCGCCTGTGTGCACCGGCTGGAAAGCGAGACCACCATCGGCGAGATGGACTGCGTCTATTCCCACTGGACGACGCGGCGGCCGGAAGGTTTCTCAGACATTCACATCAAGGCGCTGCGCAACCTCGTGCCGGCGCTGGCGCTGGCGATCAAATCGGCGGCGCTTGCCAAGATCGCGGACACACTGGCGCACGTCTATCTCGGGCGCGATGCCGGCCAGCGGGTCCTCAGCGGCCGCATTCTCCGCGGCGTGGCCGATCCCATCAATGCGATCCTCTGGTTCTCCGACCTGCGAGGCTATACCGCCATCAGCGACAGCGCCGATCCGGCCGAGCTCATCCCTCTGCTCAATGACTACGCGGAGGCCGCGATCACCGCCATCTGCAATGCCGGCGGCGACGTGCTCAAGCTGATCGGCGATGGCGTGCTTGCCATCTTCAACGAGGCCGATGCGTCCGACGCCGCTCGCGCGGCCCTTCGCGCCGAGCGCGAATTCCGCAACCGGATTGCTGACTTGGCAAGCCGCCGCACGAGCGAAGGGCGGCCCACCACGACCGCCTATGTGGCGCTCCACAGCGGGACCATGTTCTTCGGCAATATCGGCAGCCACGAGCGGCTCGACTTCACGGTGGTCGGGCCGGCCGTGAACGAGGCGAGCCGCATCCTGTCCATGTGCCGCTCGGTCGACCGGGATCTGCTCGTCTCGACCGAATTCCAGGCGCTGCTGGACCCGGTGGCCCAGGCCCAGTTCGTCTCCGTCGGCCGCTTCGCTCTGCGCGGCATCACCCGCTCTCAGGAACTGTTCACCCTTGATCCGGCGATCCGCCTGGGGGGCGCCCCGGCGCGCCATTACGAGCGCATGCTGGCGCAGACAGGCTGA
- a CDS encoding succinylglutamate desuccinylase/aspartoacylase family protein, producing MQRSEISFPYPALAGWRWPAVVFTGRRPGPKLAVIAGIHVNETSSIEAVIRLQRLIRPEDLSGEIRIIPVVNLPAVPHRSQYICPIDGKNINFSFPGRPDGTFSEQLAWALLDDWARDADCFIDLHGGDLCENVAHFTVAQQIGDEAFDRRNVEIAACFDAELIVRLAPSHLEKPGRSCTGRATRRQHAAFAEAGRIGIIEERNVEFHLNGVLRVAQLLGMITSAPPKSRAPVFVDEYLWIPAPHDGFYRYHVNPGQKVEQGQVLAVAENTYGDRLGDVRAPVSGYILWSLTHAFVMKDSFVMGLGKPAA from the coding sequence ATGCAAAGATCCGAGATTTCCTTCCCCTACCCCGCCCTGGCCGGCTGGCGGTGGCCTGCCGTCGTCTTCACCGGCCGGAGGCCCGGCCCGAAACTGGCGGTGATCGCCGGCATCCACGTGAACGAGACGTCCAGCATCGAGGCGGTCATCCGCCTGCAGCGGCTGATCAGGCCCGAGGATCTCAGCGGCGAGATCCGCATCATTCCGGTCGTGAACCTGCCCGCCGTGCCGCATCGCTCGCAATATATCTGTCCGATCGACGGGAAGAACATCAATTTCAGCTTTCCCGGACGCCCGGACGGCACCTTTTCCGAGCAGCTCGCCTGGGCCCTCCTCGACGACTGGGCCAGGGACGCCGATTGCTTCATCGACCTGCATGGCGGCGACCTCTGCGAGAACGTCGCGCATTTCACGGTGGCCCAGCAGATCGGCGACGAGGCCTTCGACAGACGCAACGTGGAGATCGCGGCTTGCTTCGATGCGGAGCTGATCGTGCGGCTCGCCCCCTCGCACCTGGAAAAGCCCGGCCGCAGCTGCACCGGGCGTGCGACGCGCCGGCAGCACGCGGCCTTCGCCGAGGCCGGCCGCATCGGCATCATCGAAGAGCGCAATGTCGAGTTTCACCTGAATGGCGTGCTGCGCGTCGCGCAGCTCCTCGGCATGATCACCTCGGCCCCGCCCAAGTCCCGCGCGCCGGTCTTCGTCGACGAATATCTATGGATCCCCGCGCCCCACGACGGCTTCTACCGCTATCACGTAAATCCGGGCCAGAAAGTCGAGCAGGGCCAGGTGTTGGCGGTGGCCGAGAACACCTATGGCGACCGGCTCGGTGACGTGCGCGCGCCCGTTTCCGGCTATATCCTCTGGAGCCTCACCCACGCCTTCGTCATGAAGGACAGCTTCGTCATGGGGCTGGGCAAGCCCGCGGCTTGA
- the miaA gene encoding tRNA (adenosine(37)-N6)-dimethylallyltransferase MiaA: MPQAERPNSGESQRRVVLIAGPTASGKSALALALAQRTDGVVINADAMQVYRDLAILTSRPSPEDMATAPHRLYGHVQAEETYSAARWLAEAEAAISTAWDEERLPVVVGGTGLYFRALEQGLAEIPPIPDAIRRKWREALAEQGSAALHVVLAARDPETAAALRPSDGQRVVRALEVLDATGTGLSRWQARGHGARLLQAARVTRLILSPDRQRLYATIDRRFAQMIDAGALDEVRALITRRLDPSLPAMKAIGVAELADVVEGRLALDEAIRMAQQRTRRYAKRQMTWFRNQMAAWRTGDPQDPRLLDMLLAELAGR; encoded by the coding sequence ATGCCGCAAGCCGAGCGGCCGAATTCGGGCGAAAGCCAGCGGCGGGTGGTCCTTATCGCAGGACCGACCGCCAGCGGCAAGTCCGCGCTCGCCCTGGCGCTGGCCCAGCGGACGGATGGGGTGGTGATCAATGCGGACGCCATGCAGGTCTATCGCGACCTCGCCATCCTTACGTCGCGACCTTCGCCGGAAGATATGGCTACGGCGCCCCATCGCCTCTATGGCCACGTGCAGGCGGAGGAGACCTATTCAGCAGCACGCTGGCTGGCCGAGGCCGAAGCGGCGATTTCCACGGCCTGGGACGAGGAACGGCTTCCCGTTGTAGTCGGCGGGACGGGGCTCTATTTCCGCGCGCTGGAGCAGGGGCTGGCCGAAATCCCGCCCATTCCGGACGCGATCCGCCGCAAATGGCGCGAGGCTCTCGCAGAACAGGGCAGCGCAGCTCTCCATGTTGTTCTTGCGGCCCGCGACCCGGAGACGGCCGCCGCCCTTCGGCCCAGCGACGGCCAGCGGGTCGTGCGGGCACTCGAGGTGCTGGATGCGACCGGCACGGGCCTTTCCCGGTGGCAGGCGCGCGGGCACGGAGCCCGGCTGCTGCAAGCGGCTCGTGTCACGCGCCTGATCCTGAGCCCGGACCGTCAGCGGCTCTACGCGACGATCGACCGCCGGTTCGCGCAAATGATCGACGCCGGCGCGTTGGACGAAGTGCGGGCACTCATTACGCGCCGTCTTGATCCGTCCCTGCCGGCGATGAAGGCGATCGGCGTGGCGGAGCTTGCCGATGTGGTGGAGGGCCGACTGGCGCTCGATGAGGCGATCCGCATGGCGCAGCAACGAACCCGCCGCTACGCCAAGCGGCAGATGACCTGGTTCCGCAACCAAATGGCGGCGTGGCGGACGGGCGACCCGCAAGACCCACGGCTGCTGGACATGCTCCTGGCGGAGCTTGCAGGCCGATGA
- the serB gene encoding phosphoserine phosphatase SerB — MDTVLLLIASGLPGAPVIAQGEIEAVRRPLGLAQPARWLSPGKACEWSLPLPASDHRRVEDELRQRLGPAPIDVAVIPAANRRKALLVADMDSTIIGQECIDELAVLAGVGDKISAITERAMRGELAFEEALEARVAMLKGLASDAITRVIRERITFTPGGRQLVQTMRAHGARTALVSGGFTAFTAHVAEIVGFDHHHGNTLVVENEVLTGEVGTPILGRDAKLAALRELCASAGIALADALTVGDGANDIPMLEAAGLGVAFHAKPKARDAAAVRIDHGDLTALLYLQGYTDAEFRS, encoded by the coding sequence ATGGACACCGTCCTTCTTCTGATTGCAAGTGGCTTGCCTGGTGCACCGGTGATCGCGCAGGGTGAGATCGAGGCGGTCCGCCGGCCCCTAGGCCTCGCGCAGCCGGCGCGGTGGCTGAGCCCGGGCAAGGCCTGCGAATGGTCGCTTCCCCTGCCCGCGTCCGACCACCGCCGGGTTGAAGACGAGCTCCGTCAGAGGCTCGGCCCCGCCCCTATCGACGTTGCTGTCATTCCCGCTGCAAACCGGCGCAAGGCGCTGCTGGTGGCCGACATGGATTCCACCATCATCGGCCAGGAATGCATTGACGAGCTGGCCGTCCTGGCCGGCGTGGGCGACAAGATCAGCGCGATCACCGAGCGCGCCATGCGCGGCGAGCTCGCCTTCGAGGAAGCCCTTGAGGCGCGGGTCGCCATGCTCAAGGGCCTGGCCAGCGACGCCATAACCCGTGTGATCAGGGAAAGGATCACCTTCACCCCCGGCGGCCGCCAGCTGGTGCAGACCATGCGGGCCCACGGCGCACGCACGGCCCTCGTTTCCGGCGGGTTTACCGCCTTCACCGCGCACGTGGCCGAGATCGTCGGCTTCGATCACCATCACGGCAACACGCTGGTTGTGGAAAACGAGGTGCTCACGGGCGAGGTGGGCACGCCGATTCTCGGCCGCGACGCCAAGCTCGCGGCGCTGCGCGAGCTGTGCGCATCCGCGGGGATTGCCTTGGCCGACGCGCTCACCGTGGGCGATGGCGCCAACGACATCCCGATGCTTGAGGCCGCGGGGCTCGGCGTCGCCTTCCATGCCAAGCCAAAGGCGCGCGATGCGGCCGCCGTGCGCATCGATCATGGCGATCTGACCGCGCTTCTCTATCTCCAGGGTTATACAGACGCCGAATTTCGGAGTTAA
- the ilvN gene encoding acetolactate synthase small subunit, whose protein sequence is MLKKNDEIERHTISVLVDNEPGVLARVIGLFSGRGYNIDSLTVSETEHAAHLSRITLVTTGTPMVIEQIKAQLDRLIPVHSVADLTVVGDAVERELALIKVAGKGEKRVEALRLADAFRAKIVDASIESFIFELTGKPAKIDQFVALMQPLGLVEVCRTGIAAIARGPEAMRA, encoded by the coding sequence ATGCTGAAGAAGAACGACGAGATCGAGCGCCATACCATTTCGGTGCTCGTGGACAATGAGCCGGGGGTATTGGCCCGGGTGATCGGCCTGTTTTCCGGACGGGGCTACAATATCGACAGCCTGACCGTGTCGGAAACCGAGCATGCGGCGCATCTCTCGCGCATCACCCTCGTCACCACCGGCACGCCCATGGTGATCGAGCAGATCAAGGCGCAGCTCGACCGCCTGATCCCGGTGCATTCGGTGGCGGACCTGACGGTGGTGGGCGATGCGGTCGAGCGGGAGCTCGCGCTGATCAAGGTGGCGGGCAAAGGGGAGAAGCGGGTGGAGGCGCTGCGGCTGGCGGACGCCTTCCGCGCCAAGATCGTGGACGCGTCGATCGAGTCCTTCATTTTCGAGCTCACCGGCAAGCCCGCCAAGATCGACCAGTTCGTGGCCCTCATGCAGCCCTTGGGGCTGGTGGAGGTCTGCCGGACGGGCATCGCGGCGATTGCCCGGGGACCCGAGGCGATGCGCGCCTAG
- the ehuB gene encoding ectoine/hydroxyectoine ABC transporter substrate-binding protein EhuB, translating into MSVTRRHLLGASLSLASALVLPSLARAETTLERIKRTGKVSVGIANERPYGFVDTNGKLVGAVPDLIQAALEPHGVKEMQAEIVEFSAMIPGLNANRFDIIGAGMYITPPRCQAIIFTNPVTRAGYGFVALKGNPKGVHSVADVVKNPDVIVGTQNGSAQVGELEQAGVPKDRVVLYANATEALAGLKANRSDVIYFPGLELGDLLKTANDPAVERVEPFHQMVGPDGKPQYGYSAMGLRKADTDLKQVLDAEIAKMLASGKLLEIIAKYGYGKDELPTAEDTAERLCKAA; encoded by the coding sequence ATGTCGGTCACTCGTCGGCACCTGCTGGGTGCGAGCCTTTCCTTGGCATCGGCGCTGGTTCTGCCGTCTTTGGCCCGCGCGGAGACGACGCTCGAACGCATAAAGCGCACTGGCAAGGTTTCGGTGGGCATCGCCAATGAGCGGCCGTATGGCTTCGTCGACACGAACGGCAAGCTCGTCGGCGCAGTGCCCGATCTGATCCAGGCGGCACTGGAGCCGCACGGGGTGAAGGAGATGCAGGCCGAGATCGTGGAATTCAGCGCCATGATCCCGGGCCTCAACGCCAACCGGTTCGATATCATCGGCGCGGGCATGTACATCACGCCGCCGCGCTGCCAGGCCATCATCTTCACCAATCCGGTGACGCGTGCGGGCTATGGCTTCGTTGCGCTCAAGGGCAACCCGAAGGGCGTGCACAGCGTCGCGGACGTGGTCAAGAACCCGGACGTGATCGTGGGCACGCAGAATGGCTCGGCCCAGGTCGGCGAGCTGGAGCAGGCCGGCGTGCCGAAGGACCGGGTCGTGCTCTATGCCAATGCCACCGAGGCGCTGGCCGGCCTCAAGGCGAACCGATCCGACGTGATCTACTTCCCCGGCCTCGAGCTGGGCGATCTGCTCAAGACCGCCAATGATCCGGCGGTGGAGCGGGTCGAGCCCTTCCATCAAATGGTCGGGCCGGACGGCAAGCCGCAATATGGCTATTCCGCCATGGGGCTGCGCAAGGCCGACACCGATCTCAAGCAGGTGCTGGATGCCGAGATTGCCAAGATGCTGGCCTCGGGCAAGCTCTTGGAGATCATCGCCAAATACGGTTACGGCAAGGACGAGCTGCCGACGGCCGAGGACACTGCCGAGCGTCTCTGCAAAGCGGCCTGA
- the ilvC gene encoding ketol-acid reductoisomerase produces the protein MRVYYDRDADVNLIKGKRVAIIGYGSQGHAHTLNLRDSGVKEVAVGLRPGSASAAKAEREGIKVMDVADAAKWADVVMMLTPDELQADIYRDHLHANLKEGAALLFAHGLNIHFNLIEPRRDIDVLMVAPKGPGHTVRSEYARGAGVPCLLAIHQDASGNAHDLGLSYASAIGGGRAGIIETTFKEECETDLFGEQTVLCGGLVELIRAGFETLVEAGYAPEMAYFECLHEVKLIVDLIYEGGIANMNYSISNTAEYGEYVTGPRIITPETKAEMKRVLNDIQSGRFTRDWMLENKVGQTSFKAMRAKAQAHPIEDVGARLRDMMPWIKEKALVDKSRN, from the coding sequence ATGCGCGTTTATTACGACAGGGATGCGGACGTTAATCTCATCAAGGGCAAGCGGGTCGCCATCATCGGCTACGGCAGCCAGGGCCATGCGCATACGCTCAATCTGCGCGACAGCGGCGTGAAAGAGGTGGCGGTAGGCTTGCGCCCCGGCTCGGCCTCGGCAGCGAAGGCGGAGCGGGAAGGCATCAAGGTGATGGACGTGGCCGATGCGGCGAAGTGGGCCGACGTGGTCATGATGCTGACCCCGGACGAGCTGCAGGCCGACATCTATCGCGACCACCTGCACGCCAATCTCAAGGAAGGCGCGGCGCTGCTGTTCGCCCATGGGCTCAACATCCACTTCAACCTGATCGAGCCGCGCCGGGATATCGACGTGCTCATGGTGGCGCCGAAGGGCCCCGGCCACACGGTGCGCTCGGAATATGCGCGCGGCGCGGGCGTGCCTTGCCTGCTCGCGATCCATCAGGATGCGTCCGGCAATGCCCACGACCTGGGCCTGTCCTATGCCTCGGCGATCGGCGGCGGTCGGGCGGGCATCATCGAGACCACCTTCAAGGAGGAATGCGAGACCGATCTGTTCGGCGAGCAGACCGTGCTGTGCGGCGGCCTCGTCGAGCTGATCCGCGCCGGCTTCGAGACGCTGGTCGAGGCGGGCTATGCGCCGGAAATGGCGTATTTCGAGTGCCTGCACGAGGTGAAGCTCATCGTCGACCTGATCTATGAGGGCGGCATCGCCAATATGAATTACTCGATCTCCAACACGGCGGAATATGGCGAGTATGTCACCGGCCCGCGCATCATCACGCCCGAAACCAAGGCCGAGATGAAGCGCGTGTTGAACGATATCCAGTCCGGCCGCTTCACCCGCGACTGGATGCTGGAGAACAAGGTGGGGCAGACCTCGTTCAAGGCGATGCGGGCCAAGGCGCAGGCGCATCCGATCGAGGATGTCGGCGCACGGCTGCGCGACATGATGCCGTGGATCAAGGAAAAGGCGCTGGTCGACAAGAGCCGGAACTGA